One Vitis vinifera cultivar Pinot Noir 40024 chromosome 8, ASM3070453v1 genomic window carries:
- the LOC100258667 gene encoding mediator of RNA polymerase II transcription subunit 27 — MQQQQQTQAARNPTSAESTAEAPPKQVALAMDRLAQAARLIADVRLGADRLLEALFVSAQPHQTTKPLHLFLKEDSSMRQHLQDLRTIGKQLEDSGVLNESLRSRSNSWGLHMPLVCPDGAVVAYAWKRQLAGQAGASAVDRTRLALKAFTDQKRRFFPHLDDGLNGQSSASESVPKKHCGSQISTVTQQEELSDYRTLSDVLMHVEKDMPNMKIFTYQRLDWLKRASTLPCSAEEFLMDSSKEHDFHISNKPRLGLLGAVAADKVAVIELLFPSIFRAIISLHPAGSIDPDAVAFFSPDEGGSYVHARGFSVYHVFKHVTEHAAMALQHFLGTNTETALYSLLHWIFSYQTLFTEPCSKCKRLLSMDRQSDLLLPPVYHPYRSFCAIKSSSPQSISSTKNQTLDASHAYHVGCFSEEA, encoded by the exons atgcagcagcagcagcaaacTCAGGCGGCCCGCAACCCAACCTCGGCAGAGTCGACGGCGGAGGCTCCGCCGAAGCAGGTGGCGCTGGCGATGGACCGCTTGGCCCAAGCCGCTCGCCTCATCGCCGATGTCCGCCTTGGCGCTGACCGGCTCCTGGAGGCCCTCTTCGTCTCCGCACAGCCCCACCAGACCACTAAACCGCTCCATCTCTTCCTCAAAGAAGACTCCTCCATGCGCCAACACCTCCAAGATCTTCGCACTATTG GAAAGCAACTGGAAGATTCTGGGGTTCTCAATGAATCTCTTCGGTCACGAAGCAATTCTTGGGGCTTGCATATGCCTTTGGTTTGTCCAGATGGTGCTGTTGTTGCTTATGCTTGGAAACGTCAACTTGCTGGCCAGGCTGGTGCATCTGCCGTTGACAGGACCAG ATTAGCTCTAAAGGCCTTTACTGATCAGAAACGGCGGTTTTTCCCTCACCTTGATGATGGATTAAACGGTCAGAGTTCTGCTTCTGAGTCGGTTCCAAAGAAACATTGTGGTTCTCAGATCTCAACAGTTACTCAACAAGAAGAGCTTAGTGATTACAGAACACTATCAGATGTTCTAATGCATGTGGAAAAAGACATgccaaacatgaaaattttcacttaCCAACGATTGGACTGGTTAAAAAGAGCTTCTACACTTCCCTGTTCAGCAGAGGAGTTTTTGATGGATTCATCGAAAGAGCATGACtttcatatttcaaataaacCAAGATTGGGATTGCTGGGTGCTGTTGCTGCTGATAAAGTCGCTGTAATTGAGTTGTTGTTTCCTTCAATATTCAGAGCTATAATATCATTGCACCCAGCTGGTTCTATTGACCCTGATGCTGTAGCTTTCTTCTCTCCAGATGAG GGAGGCAGTTATGTACATGCCAGAGGTTTTTCAGTTTATCATGTATTTAAACATGTCACG GAGCACGCTGCTATGGCCTTGCAACATTTTCTTGGAACCAACACTGAAACAGCATTGTATTCTCTTTTG CACTGGATCTTCAGCTATCAAACCCTATTTACAGAACCTTGCAG TAAATGTAAACGGCTACTGTCAATGGATAGACAATCAGATTTACTGTTACCTCCTGTTTACCATCCTTATCGAAGCTTCTGCGCTATTAAAAGTTCATCTCCCCAATCAATATCCTCAACAAAGAACCAGACTTTGGATGCTTCTCACGCTTATCATGTTGGTTGCTTTTCAGAGGAAGCATAG